A region of Drosophila mauritiana strain mau12 chromosome 3L, ASM438214v1, whole genome shotgun sequence DNA encodes the following proteins:
- the LOC117139213 gene encoding PAN2-PAN3 deadenylation complex subunit PAN3 isoform X2 — translation MDPIFFSPTNGIPSESKLATYMNRQNVATPSGYGLNNGFSLLNLDSPLNKKSQVTPQSPEFIPTRLGSTPNFYAPYHNAPMQLSNGLNGVNGLTAAAAAAAAAAAAAAVPSSTSSASSASVTISKTANGGASMLALQKTASIASVTIAQQQPQHPQKQQQHPPSVGGGAVSAASAPIAISGAPPNPAAAPFVSSMSAQTPLKGRGAMMRQESPTAAMISGAGPGEKSPPHGMTPHGASPIPSALPTSVHQENVGGTIYFYPTANAQNSQPVVNSMVVDGTHPALHGVSAVAPMSAGVPAAMMYTGHVYPGPSSNVVTMQPKTLLESAFFMPDEMRTEVLARNEISNLIMDAAEAAQHALPLEVENYHALYPLEPPAQPLHAKLTFPATTYRATHNTTGYKYCLRRIHGFRLQSTKCMTLVEMWKKLQHTNVVQLREVFTTKAFGDNSLVLVYDYHPGSQTLLAKYFTPAPETNGYTDPFQGEARPFSHKSNMQRTSNGPLLPEATIWSIIMQLTAGLKAIHHAGLACKVLDPTKIIVTGKRVRFSSCCISDITQFDPNASNPLALVNMHQQDDLTALGRLVLALACRCLQSVQRDNVQSSIDMVTRNYSTDLRNFIVYLFTTNNRRSVTDLMPMIGARFYTQLDALQSKIDMQEDELAKEMENGRLYRILVKLNSINERPDFNLDCTWSETGDRYMLKLFRDYLFHSVTEDGRPWLDHAHIVQCLNKLDAGSIERVQLMSRDEQSVLIVSYAELKNCLENAFSELMSSAAN, via the exons ATGGATCCAATTTTCTTCTCGCCAACGAATGGAATACCGTCAGAGAGTAAACTCGCCACTTATATG AATCGACAGAATGTCGCCACACCGAGCGGTTATGGGCTGAATAACGGGTTCTCACTACTTAATTTGGATTCGCCCCTAAATAAAAAGTCCCAG GTCACGCCGCAGTCGCCCGAGTTCATTCCAACGCGCCTTGGCTCGACGCCCAACTTCTACGCACCATATCACAACGCGCCCATGCAATTGAGTAATGGGCTCAATGGCGTCAATGGGTTAAcagccgccgcagcagcagcagcagcagccgccgccgccgcagcagtTCCCTCCTCCACGTCATCGGCATCCTCCGCCTCGGTGACCATTAGCAAAACGGCCAACGGCGGCGCCTCCATGCTCGCCCTGCAAAAGACCGCATCCATCGCCTCTGTAACCATCGCACAACAGCAGCCACAGCATCcacagaaacagcaacagcatccGCCGTCGGTGGGCGGAGGAGCTGTGTCCGCCGCCTCCGCCCCCATTGCCATTAGTGGCGCTCCACCGAATCCCGCCGCAGCTCCGTTCGTCAGCAGCATGTCCGCTCAGACGCCGCTCAAAGGGAGGGGCGCCATGATGCGCCAGGAATCACCGACAGCAGCCATGATTTCGGGCGCAGGACCAGGTGAGAAGTCGCCACCGCACGGGATGACGCCGCACGGAGCATCGCCCATACCATCAGCGCTGCCCACCAGCGTGCACCAG GAGAACGTAGGCGGCACCATATACTTCTATCCGACTGCCAACGCACAGAACAGCCAGCCCGTCGTCAATTCCATGGTGGTGGACGGAACGCATCCGGCTCTCCATGGCGTGAGTGCTGTGGCGCCGATGAGTGCGGGCGTTCCGGCGGCCATGATGTACACGGGGCATGTGTATCCGGGACCGTCCTCCAACGTGGTCACCATGCAGCCAAAGACGCTGCTGGAGTCGGCCTTCTTTATGCCCGACGAGATGCGCACCGAAGTCCTTGCCCGCAACGAGATCTCTAACCTGATCATGGACGCAGCGGAGGCTGCGCAGCACGCTCTACCGCTGGAGGTGGAGAACTACCATGCCCTGTATCCACTGGAACCGCCGGCGCAGCCGTTGCACGCCAAGCTCACGTTCCCCGCCACCACTTACAGGGCCACGCACAACACGACGGGCTACAAGTACTGCCTGCGAAGGATACATG GTTTCCGCCTGCAGTCGACCAAGTGCATGACGCTGGTGGAGATGTGGAAGAAGCTGCAGCACACGAATGTGGTACAACTGCGTGAGGTGTTCACGACGAAAGCATTTGGTGATAACT CTTTAGTATTAGTGTACGACTATCATCCCGGCTCACAAACATTACTGGCCAAATACTTCACTCCGGCGCCAGAGACCAACGGGTACACTGATCCATTCCAAGGCGAGGCCCGCCCCTTCAG TCATAAGAGTAACATGCAGCGAACGAGCAATGGACCCCTGCTACCGGAGGCCACCATCTGGTCGATCATCATGCAGCTGACCGCCGGCTTAAAGGCCATCCACCATGCCGGTCTTGCCTGCAA AGTTCTGGATCCCACAAAGATCATAGTGACGGGCAAGCGTGTACGGTTTAGCTCATGCTGCATTTCGGATATAACGCAATTCGATCCGAATGCATCCAATCCCTTGGCCCTGGTTAATATGCATCAGCAG GACGATCTGACCGCTTTGGGTCGCTTAGTATTAGCTTTGGCCTGCCGCTGCCTTCAATCCGTGCAACGCGACAATGTCCAGTCGAGCATCGATATGGTCACGCGAAACTACTCCACCGATCTGCGGAACTTCATTGT TTACCTCTTCACCACCAATAACCGTCGCTCCGTGACCGACCTGATGCCAATGATTGGTGCCCGCTTCTATACGCAACTGGATGCACTGCAGAGCAAAATTGATATGCAGGAGGACGAGTTGGCCAAGGAGATGGAGAACGGGCGGTTATATCGCATTTTGGTCAAACTTAACAGCATCAACGAGCGACCCGA TTTTAATCTGGACTGCACTTGGTCCGAGACTGGTGATAGATACATGTTGAAATTATTCCGTGATTATTTGTTCCATTCCGTCACTGAGGATGGCCGGCCCTGGCTAGATCACGCACACATTGTACAATGCCTCAACAAGCTGGATGCTGGCTCCATAGAGCGC GTGCAACTGATGTCCCGCGACGAGCAATCGGTACTCATCGTCTCCTATGCTGAACTCAAGAATTGTCTGGAGAACGCCTTCTCCGAACTGATGTCAAGTGCGGCCAACTGA
- the LOC117139213 gene encoding PAN2-PAN3 deadenylation complex subunit PAN3 isoform X5, with protein MDPIFFSPTNGIPSESKLATYMVTPQSPEFIPTRLGSTPNFYAPYHNAPMQLSNGLNGVNGLTAAAAAAAAAAAAAAVPSSTSSASSASVTISKTANGGASMLALQKTASIASVTIAQQQPQHPQKQQQHPPSVGGGAVSAASAPIAISGAPPNPAAAPFVSSMSAQTPLKGRGAMMRQESPTAAMISGAGPGEKSPPHGMTPHGASPIPSALPTSVHQENVGGTIYFYPTANAQNSQPVVNSMVVDGTHPALHGVSAVAPMSAGVPAAMMYTGHVYPGPSSNVVTMQPKTLLESAFFMPDEMRTEVLARNEISNLIMDAAEAAQHALPLEVENYHALYPLEPPAQPLHAKLTFPATTYRATHNTTGYKYCLRRIHGFRLQSTKCMTLVEMWKKLQHTNVVQLREVFTTKAFGDNSLVLVYDYHPGSQTLLAKYFTPAPETNGYTDPFQGEARPFSHKSNMQRTSNGPLLPEATIWSIIMQLTAGLKAIHHAGLACKVLDPTKIIVTGKRVRFSSCCISDITQFDPNASNPLALVNMHQQDDLTALGRLVLALACRCLQSVQRDNVQSSIDMVTRNYSTDLRNFIVYLFTTNNRRSVTDLMPMIGARFYTQLDALQSKIDMQEDELAKEMENGRLYRILVKLNSINERPDFNLDCTWSETGDRYMLKLFRDYLFHSVTEDGRPWLDHAHIVQCLNKLDAGSIERVQLMSRDEQSVLIVSYAELKNCLENAFSELMSSAAN; from the exons ATGGATCCAATTTTCTTCTCGCCAACGAATGGAATACCGTCAGAGAGTAAACTCGCCACTTATATG GTCACGCCGCAGTCGCCCGAGTTCATTCCAACGCGCCTTGGCTCGACGCCCAACTTCTACGCACCATATCACAACGCGCCCATGCAATTGAGTAATGGGCTCAATGGCGTCAATGGGTTAAcagccgccgcagcagcagcagcagcagccgccgccgccgcagcagtTCCCTCCTCCACGTCATCGGCATCCTCCGCCTCGGTGACCATTAGCAAAACGGCCAACGGCGGCGCCTCCATGCTCGCCCTGCAAAAGACCGCATCCATCGCCTCTGTAACCATCGCACAACAGCAGCCACAGCATCcacagaaacagcaacagcatccGCCGTCGGTGGGCGGAGGAGCTGTGTCCGCCGCCTCCGCCCCCATTGCCATTAGTGGCGCTCCACCGAATCCCGCCGCAGCTCCGTTCGTCAGCAGCATGTCCGCTCAGACGCCGCTCAAAGGGAGGGGCGCCATGATGCGCCAGGAATCACCGACAGCAGCCATGATTTCGGGCGCAGGACCAGGTGAGAAGTCGCCACCGCACGGGATGACGCCGCACGGAGCATCGCCCATACCATCAGCGCTGCCCACCAGCGTGCACCAG GAGAACGTAGGCGGCACCATATACTTCTATCCGACTGCCAACGCACAGAACAGCCAGCCCGTCGTCAATTCCATGGTGGTGGACGGAACGCATCCGGCTCTCCATGGCGTGAGTGCTGTGGCGCCGATGAGTGCGGGCGTTCCGGCGGCCATGATGTACACGGGGCATGTGTATCCGGGACCGTCCTCCAACGTGGTCACCATGCAGCCAAAGACGCTGCTGGAGTCGGCCTTCTTTATGCCCGACGAGATGCGCACCGAAGTCCTTGCCCGCAACGAGATCTCTAACCTGATCATGGACGCAGCGGAGGCTGCGCAGCACGCTCTACCGCTGGAGGTGGAGAACTACCATGCCCTGTATCCACTGGAACCGCCGGCGCAGCCGTTGCACGCCAAGCTCACGTTCCCCGCCACCACTTACAGGGCCACGCACAACACGACGGGCTACAAGTACTGCCTGCGAAGGATACATG GTTTCCGCCTGCAGTCGACCAAGTGCATGACGCTGGTGGAGATGTGGAAGAAGCTGCAGCACACGAATGTGGTACAACTGCGTGAGGTGTTCACGACGAAAGCATTTGGTGATAACT CTTTAGTATTAGTGTACGACTATCATCCCGGCTCACAAACATTACTGGCCAAATACTTCACTCCGGCGCCAGAGACCAACGGGTACACTGATCCATTCCAAGGCGAGGCCCGCCCCTTCAG TCATAAGAGTAACATGCAGCGAACGAGCAATGGACCCCTGCTACCGGAGGCCACCATCTGGTCGATCATCATGCAGCTGACCGCCGGCTTAAAGGCCATCCACCATGCCGGTCTTGCCTGCAA AGTTCTGGATCCCACAAAGATCATAGTGACGGGCAAGCGTGTACGGTTTAGCTCATGCTGCATTTCGGATATAACGCAATTCGATCCGAATGCATCCAATCCCTTGGCCCTGGTTAATATGCATCAGCAG GACGATCTGACCGCTTTGGGTCGCTTAGTATTAGCTTTGGCCTGCCGCTGCCTTCAATCCGTGCAACGCGACAATGTCCAGTCGAGCATCGATATGGTCACGCGAAACTACTCCACCGATCTGCGGAACTTCATTGT TTACCTCTTCACCACCAATAACCGTCGCTCCGTGACCGACCTGATGCCAATGATTGGTGCCCGCTTCTATACGCAACTGGATGCACTGCAGAGCAAAATTGATATGCAGGAGGACGAGTTGGCCAAGGAGATGGAGAACGGGCGGTTATATCGCATTTTGGTCAAACTTAACAGCATCAACGAGCGACCCGA TTTTAATCTGGACTGCACTTGGTCCGAGACTGGTGATAGATACATGTTGAAATTATTCCGTGATTATTTGTTCCATTCCGTCACTGAGGATGGCCGGCCCTGGCTAGATCACGCACACATTGTACAATGCCTCAACAAGCTGGATGCTGGCTCCATAGAGCGC GTGCAACTGATGTCCCGCGACGAGCAATCGGTACTCATCGTCTCCTATGCTGAACTCAAGAATTGTCTGGAGAACGCCTTCTCCGAACTGATGTCAAGTGCGGCCAACTGA